A portion of the uncultured Draconibacterium sp. genome contains these proteins:
- a CDS encoding ribonuclease HII gives MNKQKLLSFYNENTIEAGCDEAGRGCLAGPVFAAAVILPANFENELLNDSKKLTEKQRYRLRPLVEEQALAWAVVAVDNKEIDEVNILNASFLAMNRAVEKLNIKPEHLLIDGNRFRTKGKIPYTCMIKGDGRFYSIAAASILAKTYRDDYMAAIHQEFPHYDWDKNKGYPTKKHRAAIKEFGPTKYHRMTFRLLDEQLALEF, from the coding sequence ATGAATAAACAAAAACTACTTTCCTTTTATAACGAAAATACAATTGAAGCAGGTTGCGACGAGGCCGGCAGAGGTTGCCTGGCCGGACCGGTTTTTGCCGCTGCAGTAATTCTTCCGGCCAACTTTGAGAATGAACTGCTGAACGATTCGAAAAAACTGACAGAAAAACAACGTTACCGCTTGCGTCCGCTGGTTGAGGAGCAAGCACTGGCATGGGCTGTGGTAGCTGTTGATAATAAAGAAATAGATGAGGTAAATATTCTGAATGCTTCGTTTTTAGCCATGAACCGGGCAGTTGAGAAATTGAACATTAAACCCGAACACTTGCTGATTGACGGAAACCGTTTCAGAACAAAAGGAAAAATACCGTACACCTGCATGATTAAAGGCGACGGACGATTTTATTCCATTGCTGCGGCATCAATTTTAGCCAAAACCTATCGCGACGATTATATGGCAGCAATTCATCAGGAGTTTCCACATTACGACTGGGACAAAAACAAAGGTTATCCAACAAAAAAACACCGGGCCGCAATTAAGGAATTCGGACCAACAAAATATCATCGTATGACGTTTCGCTTGCTGGATGAACAACTTGCGCTTGAATTTTAA
- a CDS encoding phosphatidylserine decarboxylase yields MKYISLALFLLAIISCQQEADPDNKMETIKYIERASGEIKTENVPSEGMLKWLYTSTTGKAALSLLFKRKIVSAVGGWYMNTGVSSRRIDEFVSEHQIDKKEFEIEDLSKFTSFNDFFYRKLKPNARKIGERLVSPADGKILVFQTLADVNRFFVKGTEFTLAEFLQNEKLASKYNNGAMAIIRLAPPDYHRYHFPVSGVASESTKIKGHYYSVSPLALQKSLQIFCENKREHCTLATEDYGDIIIVDVGATMVGSIIQTYEAGANVEKGEEKGYFAFGGSTLVLLFEEGKITFDTDLVENTKKGMETTISMGENIASMVKK; encoded by the coding sequence ATGAAATATATAAGTTTGGCTCTGTTTCTTTTGGCTATTATTTCCTGCCAGCAGGAAGCTGATCCGGATAACAAAATGGAAACTATAAAATACATTGAAAGAGCAAGTGGGGAAATAAAAACAGAGAATGTTCCCAGCGAAGGAATGCTGAAATGGTTGTATACCTCAACCACCGGCAAAGCTGCCCTTAGCTTGTTGTTTAAACGCAAAATTGTTTCGGCGGTTGGCGGTTGGTATATGAACACCGGGGTTTCATCGCGACGAATAGACGAATTTGTTAGCGAACACCAGATTGATAAAAAAGAGTTTGAAATTGAAGACCTGTCAAAATTCACATCTTTCAACGATTTTTTTTATCGGAAATTAAAACCCAATGCACGGAAAATCGGAGAACGATTAGTTTCTCCTGCCGATGGAAAAATCCTGGTTTTCCAAACATTAGCAGATGTTAATCGTTTTTTTGTAAAAGGAACGGAATTTACACTTGCTGAATTTCTACAAAACGAAAAACTGGCCTCTAAATATAATAACGGAGCCATGGCTATTATTCGGCTTGCTCCGCCCGATTATCACCGTTATCATTTCCCGGTATCGGGAGTAGCTTCCGAATCGACCAAAATAAAAGGGCACTACTATTCAGTTTCGCCACTGGCCTTGCAAAAAAGTCTGCAAATCTTCTGCGAAAATAAACGTGAGCACTGCACTCTCGCGACTGAAGATTATGGCGATATTATTATTGTAGATGTTGGTGCTACCATGGTTGGTAGTATTATTCAAACCTATGAGGCTGGTGCAAATGTGGAAAAAGGAGAAGAAAAAGGCTACTTTGCTTTTGGAGGCTCCACACTGGTTTTGCTGTTTGAAGAAGGCAAAATTACGTTTGATACAGACCTGGTAGAAAACACAAAAAAAGGCATGGAAACCACAATTAGCATGGGCGAGAATATTGCTTCCATGGTAAAAAAGTGA
- the rseP gene encoding RIP metalloprotease RseP — translation MESILIKTAQLLLSLSILVVLHEAGHFMFARLFKTRVEKFYLFFNPWFSLFKIKKGETEYGIGWLPLGGYVKISGMIDESMDKEAMKLPPQPWEFRAKPAWQRLLIMVGGVLMNFIFAMVIYIGVLYAWGEQYLPTENVKYGVVVNETGEQLGFKTGDKILTVDNQYIEQFSKIVPTIVLDGAKTVQVERDGRKVDVEITGEDLALLLKSKGIWEERIPYDIQIGRLAKDLPAQKAGFEVGDVLGKVDGKSFDYYDQFTNYLESKAGQEIAIDLTREGQEMTKTLTVTEDGKMGFNAALNNPDIFEFKTIKYGFLESIPAGINRGVQTTGNYLKQFKLFFKKETKAYESLGGFATIGNIFSSSWDWAHFWNMTAFISIILAIMNLLPIPALDGGHVMFLFGEMITGRKPGEKFLEYAQIAGMVLLLALVLYANANDIIKMINGTF, via the coding sequence ATGGAGTCGATATTAATTAAAACCGCACAATTACTTTTAAGTCTCTCAATATTAGTGGTGCTGCACGAGGCTGGCCACTTTATGTTTGCCCGTTTATTTAAAACGCGGGTAGAAAAATTTTACCTCTTTTTTAATCCGTGGTTCTCGCTTTTTAAAATTAAAAAAGGCGAAACCGAATACGGAATTGGATGGTTGCCCCTTGGTGGTTACGTCAAAATTTCGGGGATGATCGATGAATCGATGGACAAAGAAGCAATGAAATTACCACCACAACCCTGGGAATTCAGAGCAAAACCGGCCTGGCAACGTTTGTTGATTATGGTTGGTGGTGTGCTGATGAATTTCATTTTTGCCATGGTAATTTACATTGGTGTGCTTTATGCATGGGGCGAACAGTATCTGCCTACCGAAAATGTAAAATACGGAGTTGTAGTTAACGAAACCGGCGAGCAGCTTGGGTTTAAAACCGGCGATAAAATTCTTACCGTTGATAATCAATACATCGAGCAGTTTAGCAAAATTGTACCAACCATTGTTTTAGATGGTGCAAAAACCGTTCAGGTTGAGCGCGATGGCCGGAAAGTGGATGTGGAGATTACTGGTGAAGATTTGGCTCTGTTGCTAAAGAGCAAAGGCATTTGGGAAGAACGTATTCCTTACGATATTCAGATAGGACGTTTGGCGAAAGATTTGCCGGCACAAAAAGCCGGGTTTGAAGTTGGCGATGTTTTAGGAAAAGTTGATGGTAAATCATTTGATTACTACGATCAGTTTACCAATTATTTGGAATCAAAAGCTGGGCAGGAAATAGCAATCGATCTTACCCGTGAAGGTCAGGAAATGACCAAAACACTGACAGTAACAGAAGATGGAAAGATGGGATTTAATGCAGCGTTAAACAATCCCGATATTTTTGAATTCAAAACCATTAAATATGGTTTCCTCGAATCTATTCCTGCAGGTATAAATCGTGGTGTTCAAACCACCGGAAATTACCTGAAACAGTTTAAATTGTTCTTCAAAAAAGAAACAAAAGCATACGAATCTTTAGGAGGATTTGCAACCATCGGAAATATTTTCTCTTCTTCGTGGGACTGGGCACATTTCTGGAATATGACAGCATTTATTTCAATAATTTTGGCCATTATGAACCTCTTGCCAATTCCTGCTTTGGATGGCGGACACGTAATGTTTTTATTTGGCGAAATGATTACCGGACGTAAACCCGGAGAAAAATTTCTGGAGTATGCTCAAATTGCCGGAATGGTATTACTTTTGGCTTTGGTACTTTATGCGAATGCCAACGATATAATTAAAATGATTAACGGCACATTTTAA
- a CDS encoding sigma-70 family RNA polymerase sigma factor — MQLEKVIHKVKKGDRRAQKLLFDKYVDRLFAVARRYAANDDLAEESLFQAFMKIYTKLPDFKYINEPALVGWLSRIVINQTLMDRRKELSTLYKVETLDDERHETSWIEETDDGALIDLVNELPDGYRTVFLMNAVDGYAHKEIAEVLGISESTSRSQFFKARKFLQKKLAQDYGQAGT, encoded by the coding sequence GTGCAACTCGAAAAAGTAATTCATAAAGTAAAAAAGGGCGACCGGCGCGCTCAAAAGCTGCTGTTCGATAAATATGTCGATAGGCTGTTTGCAGTTGCACGGCGTTATGCAGCAAATGATGATTTGGCAGAGGAGTCACTTTTTCAGGCTTTTATGAAAATATATACCAAGTTGCCTGATTTCAAATACATTAACGAACCGGCATTGGTCGGGTGGCTGTCCCGAATTGTAATTAACCAAACGCTGATGGACAGAAGAAAAGAATTGAGTACGCTTTACAAGGTAGAAACGCTGGATGATGAACGACATGAAACAAGTTGGATTGAGGAGACCGATGACGGAGCACTGATTGACCTGGTAAATGAATTGCCGGATGGATACCGAACCGTGTTTTTAATGAATGCTGTTGATGGATATGCACATAAAGAGATTGCCGAAGTTTTGGGAATATCTGAAAGCACCTCGCGATCGCAGTTTTTTAAAGCACGCAAATTTTTACAAAAAAAACTCGCACAGGATTATGGACAAGCTGGAACATAA
- a CDS encoding 1-deoxy-D-xylulose-5-phosphate reductoisomerase: MKKRIAILGSTGSIGTQALEVIEQNPDLFEVEVLTANNSVELLIQQAKKFRPNVVVIANKGNYRLVSDALEDEDIKVYAGEEALNQVVEMDTIDLVLTAMVGYSGLIPTYNAVKAGKTIALANKETLVVAGEIITKAAREKQVDLLPVDSEHSAIFQCLVGEFMNPIEKIYLTCSGGPFRGKSLEELKHVTVDDALAHPNWDMGAKITIDSATLMNKGFEVIEAHWLFGLPASKIDVVVHPESIIHSIVQFEDGSMKAQMGLPDMKLPIQYAMGFPNRIANNFPRFNFLDYPTLHFEQPNTEIFRNLALSFTAMEKGGNLPCILNAANEIVVEAFLKQKIEFLQMPEMIEQAMNKVDFVNQPTLNDLIETNDETRKVAQLLTENKI, from the coding sequence ATGAAGAAAAGAATAGCAATTCTTGGATCTACCGGATCCATAGGAACCCAGGCACTCGAGGTAATTGAGCAAAATCCCGATTTATTTGAAGTTGAGGTTTTAACGGCAAATAATAGTGTCGAGTTGCTCATTCAGCAGGCCAAAAAATTTCGACCCAATGTAGTGGTTATTGCCAACAAGGGAAACTACCGACTTGTTTCTGATGCGTTAGAAGATGAAGATATAAAAGTTTATGCCGGAGAAGAGGCATTGAACCAGGTGGTTGAAATGGATACCATTGATTTGGTGCTGACTGCAATGGTGGGCTATTCTGGATTGATTCCAACATACAACGCCGTAAAAGCTGGAAAAACAATTGCACTGGCCAATAAGGAAACGCTGGTTGTTGCCGGCGAGATCATAACAAAAGCAGCCCGCGAAAAGCAGGTTGATTTGTTGCCCGTTGATTCGGAGCACTCGGCCATTTTTCAGTGCTTGGTTGGCGAGTTTATGAATCCGATAGAGAAGATTTACCTCACTTGTTCCGGTGGTCCGTTCCGCGGGAAATCGCTTGAAGAACTAAAACATGTCACCGTAGACGATGCTTTGGCGCACCCCAACTGGGACATGGGAGCAAAAATCACGATCGATTCAGCAACACTGATGAACAAAGGCTTTGAGGTAATCGAAGCTCACTGGCTGTTTGGTTTGCCCGCTTCAAAGATTGATGTTGTCGTGCATCCCGAGTCTATTATTCATTCCATCGTTCAGTTTGAAGACGGTTCGATGAAGGCACAAATGGGACTGCCCGATATGAAGCTGCCCATTCAGTATGCCATGGGATTTCCGAATCGAATTGCGAATAACTTCCCGCGTTTCAACTTTTTAGATTACCCGACTTTGCATTTTGAGCAGCCAAATACAGAAATTTTTCGTAACCTTGCACTCTCTTTTACGGCAATGGAAAAGGGCGGAAATTTGCCCTGTATTCTGAATGCTGCCAATGAGATAGTTGTAGAGGCATTTTTGAAACAAAAAATAGAGTTTTTGCAAATGCCCGAAATGATTGAACAAGCCATGAACAAGGTTGATTTTGTTAATCAGCCAACGCTCAATGATTTAATTGAGACCAACGACGAAACAAGAAAGGTGGCACAGTTGTTAACAGAAAACAAAATTTAG
- a CDS encoding S46 family peptidase: MMRKLNLMLLITILMVGSAVAKEGMWLPSLIHKLNIKTMQDMGCELSAEDIYSINQSSLKDAIVALDRGSCTAEVISEDGLLLTNHHCGFGEIQQHSSVEHDYLQDGFWARSKDEELPNPGKTVTFLISVEDVTDKVLADVTDEMSESERNNKIDQIIRELEREAKGDTHYEVYIRDFFKANQFFLFVTETFKDVRLVGAPPQALGKFGGDTDNWMWPRHTNDFSMFRVYCAPDGTPAEYSEDNVPYQPKYHLPISLKGVKENDFAMVFGYPGSTNRYKTSWGIDYTMKVTNTARIVVREKKLDIIADYMATSQKAKIQYASKHARSANYYKNAIGQNEALTKLGIIAQKQELEEQFTEWANANAERKAKYGEALPLIEESYQDVEAEKAMEYAAEALLRGPEIFMFAYRANQLADLLEKPDENKEKIEAFAARLEGTVEGYFKDYDAATDEKIAAALMKIYAENNSSKYYPAFFSEIQNKYKGDYKKYTSKMFQKTIFDNKEELTAFLANPSLKALKKDMAFQAAVDIFDMYRSTSMGLRGGNEKLLKGRRLFVAGLMEMQPDKKFYPDANSTMRLTYGTVMPYDPRDGVTYKYYTTTDGYLEKEIPGDYEFDVPKRMKELLLDENFGEYADADGKLHTCFITDNDITGGNSGSPVINGKGELIGIAFDGNWEAMSGDLDFEENLQRCINVDIRFVLWVVDVYAGAQNLIDEMTIIR, encoded by the coding sequence ATGATGAGAAAATTAAATCTTATGCTGCTGATAACCATTTTGATGGTTGGTTCGGCAGTTGCAAAAGAAGGAATGTGGCTTCCTTCACTTATTCACAAACTGAACATTAAAACCATGCAAGATATGGGCTGCGAATTGAGTGCTGAAGATATATACAGCATCAACCAATCGAGCCTGAAAGATGCAATTGTTGCCCTTGACCGAGGATCGTGTACTGCTGAAGTTATTTCAGAAGACGGATTACTTTTAACCAACCACCACTGTGGTTTTGGCGAAATTCAGCAACACTCGAGTGTTGAGCATGATTATTTGCAAGATGGTTTTTGGGCACGTTCAAAAGACGAAGAACTACCCAACCCCGGCAAAACGGTTACTTTCCTTATTTCGGTTGAAGATGTTACCGACAAAGTTTTGGCCGACGTTACCGACGAAATGAGCGAAAGTGAAAGAAATAACAAAATCGACCAGATAATTCGTGAATTGGAAAGAGAAGCAAAAGGCGATACACACTACGAGGTGTACATCAGAGACTTTTTTAAAGCCAACCAGTTTTTTCTTTTCGTTACCGAAACATTTAAAGATGTTCGTTTGGTAGGTGCTCCACCACAAGCGCTAGGTAAATTTGGTGGCGACACCGACAACTGGATGTGGCCTCGTCATACCAACGATTTTTCGATGTTCCGCGTTTATTGTGCTCCTGACGGGACTCCGGCAGAATATTCGGAAGACAATGTTCCTTACCAGCCTAAATACCACTTGCCCATTTCGTTAAAAGGCGTTAAAGAAAACGACTTTGCAATGGTTTTTGGTTATCCGGGTAGCACCAACCGTTACAAAACTTCGTGGGGAATTGATTACACTATGAAAGTAACCAACACCGCACGCATTGTGGTTCGTGAGAAAAAACTGGACATTATTGCCGATTACATGGCTACCAGCCAAAAAGCAAAAATCCAGTACGCATCGAAACATGCACGCAGCGCCAATTACTACAAAAACGCTATTGGACAAAACGAAGCATTAACAAAACTGGGGATCATTGCTCAAAAACAAGAGTTGGAAGAACAATTCACGGAATGGGCAAATGCAAATGCCGAAAGAAAAGCAAAATACGGCGAAGCGCTTCCTTTAATTGAAGAATCGTACCAGGATGTTGAAGCAGAGAAAGCGATGGAATATGCTGCCGAAGCATTGTTGCGCGGGCCTGAAATTTTTATGTTTGCCTACCGTGCAAATCAATTGGCTGACTTGCTGGAAAAACCAGATGAAAACAAGGAGAAAATTGAAGCTTTTGCCGCAAGATTAGAAGGCACTGTTGAAGGCTATTTTAAAGATTACGATGCAGCAACCGACGAAAAAATTGCAGCTGCACTAATGAAAATCTACGCCGAGAATAATTCTTCGAAATACTATCCTGCGTTCTTTTCTGAAATCCAGAACAAATACAAAGGCGATTACAAAAAGTATACTTCAAAAATGTTCCAGAAAACCATTTTTGATAACAAAGAAGAACTGACGGCATTTCTTGCTAATCCATCGTTAAAAGCATTGAAAAAAGACATGGCATTCCAGGCCGCAGTTGACATTTTCGATATGTACCGATCTACATCGATGGGACTTAGAGGAGGAAACGAAAAACTACTGAAGGGAAGAAGATTGTTTGTTGCCGGCCTGATGGAAATGCAACCCGACAAAAAATTCTATCCGGATGCTAACTCAACCATGCGTTTAACATACGGAACGGTAATGCCTTACGATCCGCGCGATGGAGTAACCTATAAATATTACACCACTACAGATGGTTACCTTGAAAAAGAAATTCCTGGCGATTATGAGTTTGACGTTCCGAAACGAATGAAAGAACTGCTGCTGGATGAAAACTTTGGCGAGTATGCCGATGCCGATGGCAAACTTCATACTTGTTTTATTACCGACAACGATATTACCGGAGGAAACTCGGGAAGCCCGGTTATTAACGGAAAAGGAGAATTGATTGGTATTGCTTTCGACGGAAACTGGGAAGCGATGAGTGGCGACCTTGATTTTGAAGAAAACCTACAACGCTGTATCAATGTTGATATCCGTTTTGTACTTTGGGTAGTTGATGTTTATGCCGGTGCGCAAAACCTGATCGACGAAATGACGATTATTCGCTAA
- the tatA gene encoding twin-arginine translocase TatA/TatE family subunit codes for MNLFVVAGFIGPQEIIIILIIVLLLFGGRKIPELMKGLGKGMKEFKEATKEDEADDKKPESEKIEK; via the coding sequence ATGAATTTATTTGTAGTAGCAGGATTTATCGGACCTCAGGAAATAATAATCATCTTAATAATTGTTTTACTTCTGTTTGGTGGTCGTAAAATTCCGGAATTGATGAAAGGCCTTGGAAAAGGAATGAAGGAATTCAAAGAAGCCACAAAAGAAGATGAGGCTGACGATAAAAAACCGGAAAGCGAAAAAATCGAAAAGTAA
- the rnhA gene encoding ribonuclease HI has protein sequence MARPKITIYTDGAARGNPGNGGYGIVMLSGPHRKELSEGYKLTTNNRMELLAVIVALESLKIEGSDVTIYTDSKYVADAVEKGWVFNWVKKRFKGKKNADLWMRFLEIYKKHVVKFVWVKGHANNPLNERCDELAVEASMQPHLLDDVGYKPE, from the coding sequence ATGGCTCGACCAAAAATTACGATATACACCGATGGTGCAGCCCGCGGAAATCCGGGAAACGGAGGATACGGAATTGTGATGCTTTCCGGACCTCACCGCAAAGAACTCTCGGAAGGATATAAACTAACTACCAACAACCGGATGGAGTTGTTGGCGGTAATTGTTGCTTTGGAATCGCTAAAGATTGAAGGCAGTGACGTTACCATTTACACCGACTCGAAATACGTTGCCGATGCGGTTGAAAAAGGCTGGGTTTTTAACTGGGTGAAGAAACGTTTTAAAGGCAAAAAAAATGCCGATCTTTGGATGCGCTTTCTTGAAATCTATAAAAAGCACGTGGTTAAGTTTGTTTGGGTAAAAGGCCACGCCAATAACCCACTTAATGAACGTTGCGACGAGCTGGCAGTTGAAGCATCGATGCAGCCACATTTATTGGACGACGTGGGCTATAAACCGGAATAA
- a CDS encoding DUF4837 family protein, translating into MKRINHLVFFFFVVAIFAGCDSDSTVMYKNITGKAGEMVVVISKESWDKAPGKIVRETLAQPHVGLPQDEPLFDLINVPHEAFQDIFRSTRNIVQTTISSNVDKSGIQFTDDVWAYPQATVQIKAKNADEFVKIFEENKDRILSYFVQAEKERITMNYKNTYEKAVFNTLNTEFDVTMKVPPGFRIMENKKDFLWVQYDTPEITQGIVIYSYPYVSDSAFTVGYQLPIRDSLLRKYVPGPTDGSYMSTEKRLDQVYNVIKHNGNYAAEMRGLWRVENDFMGGPYISLSELDASNQRVINAFGFVYAPSKDKRNLLRQVEAMIYSLKLNNQADNDKLNQQDVEIQVEG; encoded by the coding sequence ATGAAACGTATTAACCACCTTGTTTTTTTCTTTTTCGTTGTCGCAATATTTGCCGGCTGCGATTCCGATTCAACTGTGATGTACAAAAATATTACCGGAAAAGCCGGTGAGATGGTTGTTGTTATTTCCAAAGAATCGTGGGATAAAGCACCCGGAAAAATAGTTCGTGAAACCCTGGCTCAACCACATGTAGGATTACCACAAGACGAACCACTTTTCGATTTGATAAATGTGCCGCACGAAGCTTTTCAGGATATTTTCAGATCGACACGTAACATTGTGCAAACTACCATTTCTTCAAATGTTGATAAGAGTGGAATTCAATTTACGGATGATGTTTGGGCATATCCGCAGGCTACAGTGCAAATTAAGGCTAAAAATGCCGATGAATTTGTGAAAATATTTGAAGAGAATAAGGACAGAATACTATCGTATTTTGTGCAAGCCGAGAAAGAACGTATAACAATGAATTATAAAAACACCTATGAAAAAGCTGTTTTTAATACGCTTAACACCGAGTTTGATGTTACCATGAAAGTGCCTCCGGGTTTTCGGATAATGGAAAATAAGAAAGACTTTTTGTGGGTACAATACGATACTCCTGAGATTACCCAGGGAATTGTAATTTATTCCTATCCATATGTTTCTGATAGTGCTTTTACTGTTGGTTATCAATTACCAATTCGCGATAGTTTGTTGCGAAAATATGTTCCCGGTCCAACCGATGGAAGTTACATGTCTACCGAAAAGCGACTGGATCAGGTTTATAATGTAATTAAACACAATGGAAACTACGCTGCCGAAATGCGTGGATTATGGCGTGTTGAAAATGATTTTATGGGAGGCCCTTATATTTCACTTTCTGAGTTAGATGCTTCGAATCAGCGTGTAATTAATGCTTTTGGTTTTGTATATGCGCCAAGTAAAGATAAACGTAACTTGTTGCGTCAGGTTGAAGCGATGATTTACTCCTTAAAATTGAACAATCAGGCTGATAACGATAAATTAAATCAGCAGGATGTTGAAATTCAGGTGGAAGGATAG
- a CDS encoding GyrI-like domain-containing protein: MSRFARIIMWVLLWGALFVALAYFLPKTVEVERSADVKAPVKTVYAQIIDLHQWDHWSPWKRMGENVSVEYINHGVGLGGGYVWRNENKENSGATIEIIEANPWSKVAVSLDFMQRGEALSTFSLAEKGAETKVTWTLTYDVGNNPFARWIGLLMKKSMGTDFDNGLVKLKALCQVIKNEGEHVILLDTVDEMQYAGIRETVPFIEVSREMSVMYGEISKFLAQNEIEMAGMPFALYHLMDEENIDLECGIPIDANVEGNRTVEVATFPTTTCACLDFYGDYSNLQEGHTAVQKWLETHGFNLISAPMEIYLTDPQQEPDPANWVTRICYPVEK; this comes from the coding sequence ATGAGCCGATTTGCCAGAATTATTATGTGGGTTTTATTGTGGGGAGCACTATTTGTTGCCCTTGCCTATTTTTTGCCTAAAACCGTTGAGGTTGAGAGAAGTGCCGATGTTAAAGCACCGGTAAAAACCGTGTATGCACAAATTATCGATTTACATCAATGGGATCATTGGTCGCCCTGGAAACGGATGGGTGAAAATGTTAGCGTTGAGTACATCAATCATGGAGTTGGATTGGGCGGAGGCTATGTTTGGCGAAATGAAAATAAAGAAAACAGCGGTGCAACCATTGAAATTATAGAGGCAAATCCATGGAGCAAAGTTGCTGTTTCGCTTGATTTTATGCAGCGTGGCGAGGCTTTAAGTACTTTCTCCTTGGCCGAAAAAGGAGCCGAAACAAAGGTAACCTGGACACTTACTTATGATGTAGGCAACAATCCTTTTGCACGTTGGATTGGCTTGCTTATGAAAAAAAGTATGGGAACCGACTTCGACAATGGCCTGGTGAAATTAAAAGCGCTTTGCCAGGTAATTAAAAATGAAGGAGAGCACGTGATTTTATTGGATACAGTGGATGAAATGCAATATGCCGGTATTCGCGAAACAGTACCATTTATTGAGGTTAGCCGCGAAATGAGCGTGATGTATGGCGAAATCAGCAAGTTTCTGGCACAAAATGAAATTGAAATGGCAGGAATGCCTTTTGCCTTATATCACTTGATGGACGAAGAAAATATTGACTTGGAATGTGGTATTCCGATTGACGCCAATGTTGAAGGGAACAGAACTGTAGAAGTGGCTACTTTCCCCACGACAACCTGTGCCTGTCTCGATTTTTATGGCGACTACAGCAATTTGCAGGAAGGACATACCGCTGTGCAAAAATGGCTGGAAACACACGGTTTTAACCTGATAAGTGCACCAATGGAAATTTACCTCACCGATCCGCAACAGGAACCCGACCCAGCAAATTGGGTAACCCGTATCTGCTATCCGGTTGAAAAATAA
- a CDS encoding M23 family metallopeptidase codes for MEEKKFFDKLKNQYRLIIYNDTTFQSVWSMKLSRLKVFTVTSLTSAILVILVILLIATTGLREYIPGYPKAEYRQMLVRNALVVDSLEQELAKRDQFFKGIQAIMAGEVPEDEQLAATDIEKDEVEFKQYNHDSVFQDKLLAEQLSLSIRNDNDDVTQLSQVHLFVPVKGVISEHFKNTPDHFGVDLVSEPNARISSVLDGTVIFAGWTLETGYVAYIQHEANLVSVYKHNAELLKKTGQTVKAGEAIAIIGNTGELSSGPHLHFELWHDGTALDPEQYIDF; via the coding sequence GTGGAAGAGAAGAAGTTTTTTGATAAACTAAAAAATCAATACCGGTTAATTATTTACAACGATACCACGTTTCAGTCAGTGTGGAGCATGAAGCTTTCGCGATTGAAAGTGTTCACCGTAACCAGTTTAACATCGGCAATATTGGTGATACTGGTAATTCTGCTGATCGCAACAACCGGTTTGCGCGAATATATTCCCGGTTATCCGAAAGCTGAGTACCGACAAATGTTGGTGCGTAATGCTTTGGTGGTTGATTCGCTGGAACAGGAGCTGGCAAAACGCGATCAGTTTTTTAAAGGAATTCAGGCGATTATGGCCGGCGAAGTTCCGGAAGATGAACAGCTGGCAGCTACCGATATTGAGAAGGATGAGGTGGAATTTAAACAGTATAATCACGACTCTGTATTTCAGGACAAACTACTGGCAGAACAATTAAGCCTTTCCATTCGGAATGATAATGACGATGTTACACAACTCAGTCAGGTGCACCTTTTTGTGCCGGTTAAAGGAGTAATCTCGGAACATTTTAAAAATACACCCGATCATTTTGGCGTTGACCTGGTGAGTGAGCCCAATGCACGAATTTCTTCGGTGCTTGACGGAACCGTAATTTTTGCCGGTTGGACACTCGAAACAGGTTACGTGGCATATATTCAGCACGAGGCCAATTTGGTTTCGGTATACAAACACAACGCCGAGTTATTAAAGAAAACCGGCCAGACAGTAAAAGCCGGCGAGGCGATTGCCATAATCGGAAATACAGGAGAGTTATCAAGTGGGCCGCACTTGCATTTTGAGTTGTGGCACGACGGAACCGCACTTGATCCGGAACAGTACATTGACTTTTAA